In the Octopus sinensis unplaced genomic scaffold, ASM634580v1 Contig13104, whole genome shotgun sequence genome, one interval contains:
- the LOC115229574 gene encoding uncharacterized protein LOC115229574, with translation MLLFRIHKTRNLTFKYNIEDLSELNINIIKENQQKSLMKIIKSKMLHSVLFKCCEDQNVDINMSTEWLVNGNNSPRSEAMYCIIQDRNIFFNDNGGMCNHCNQAKKSVDHMATRCSRMLNSDYTRRHNEVIRCIHLHLCRQYGIKKTKRLKSQTVQSVSSNHKVEIRVDTTLQTDVHVKNNRPDIFVLDKTKNEITLIVVGITSHAMLNQMEVEKLHKYDLLAGELSQIHGAKVTIIPIVLTWDGIVSKFYKSYMERLKLDASTRSYIQSLTIKKTLEAMLVEHKHGVEIEKHEEQVSRATNHLLKLARETTDPLDLPEDVSHVSYEVLEEENYTD, from the coding sequence atgttACTATTTCGAATACATAAAACAAGAAATCTTACCTTCAAATACAATATTGAAGATCTTTCAGAATTGAATATAAACATAATCAAGGAGAATCAACAAAAGAGTCTAATGAAGATTATTAAATCGAAGATGTTGCATTCCGTACTTTTCAAATGTTGTGAGGATCAGAATGTTGACATCAATATGTCTACGGAATGGCTAGTGAATGGAAACAACAGTCCGAGATCAGAAGCAATGTATTGTATTATTCAGGatcgaaatatatttttcaacgatAACGGAGGAATGTGTAATCATTGTAATCAAGCTAAAAAATCTGTTGATCACATGGCTACAAGATGTAGCAGAATGCTGAACAGTGATTATACCAGAAGACATAATGAAGTTATAAGATGCATCCATTTGCATCTCTGCCGCCAATATGGAATCAAGAAAACCAAAAGGTTAAAGTCACAGACAGTCCAATCGGTTAGCTCAAATCATAAAGTGGAGATAAGAGTGGACACCACCTTGCAGACAGATGTTCATGTAAAAAACAATAGGCCAGATATCTTTGTCCTTGataaaacgaaaaacgaaatcaCTCTAATTGTAGTCGGAATTACTTCCCACGCCATGTTAAACCAAATGGAAGTAGAAAAACTACATAAATATGATCTTCTTGCTGGAGAATTATCTCAAATCCACGGTGCGAAGGTAACGATAATCCCCATTGTCCTCACATGGGATGGGATAGTTTCTAAattctataagtcttatatgGAAAGACTGAAGTTGGATGCTTCCACTAGATCGTATATACAATCGCTGACAATTAAGAAGACATTGGAGGCCATGCTTGTTGAACATAAACATGGAGTGGAAATTGAAAAACATGAGGAACAAGTTTCGAGAGCCACCAACCACCTCCTAAAATTGGCTAGAGAAACAACAGATCCACTAGATTTGCCGGAAGATGTGTCTCATGTGTCATATGAAGTGTTAGAGGAGGAGAATTATACAGATT